A genomic segment from Pleurodeles waltl isolate 20211129_DDA chromosome 9, aPleWal1.hap1.20221129, whole genome shotgun sequence encodes:
- the LOC138259558 gene encoding uncharacterized protein: MADVSSTSNITAPYITSSYITTSYITTSYITESYTATSNFTTSHLTTSFITASHITVSYITASFIAPSYIARSYTTTSNITASYITASYIAPSHITTSYTATSNITASYLTTSYNQTSNITTSYITSSYIATSYIPISSISTSNITASYITSSYMTTSYITASYITASYNATSNITASHLTTSYSETSNIMASYITSSYIATSYITAYYITKSFLAQSCTPTSHITTSYIIKSNIATSYIAISYITTSYITASYIVTSNITTSFIAQSSIPTSQITTSYITAYYITTSFIAQPCTPTSQITTSYILKSNIATSYIAASYIAISYITTSCITASYNVTSNITTSYNIASYNATSPHLILHLTSLRLTSLHLILPHGTSLDLTSPHLHILQCHISHHLILYHHILHPFPPPAHLTSSHLISPHLTSPYLTSLCLTSLHLSSSHLISPHLTSPDSTSLHLTSPHLTLPHPTSYLTTSYTDTSIITPSYLTTSYNETSNITASYITSSYITASYITSSYITPSYLTPSYTATSNITASYLTTSYNETSNITASYITSSYIATSYITESYLTTSYTAASNITASYITASYLATSYLTTSYIATSNITASFITPSYIAPSYIARFNITASYITTSYIAPSHITTSYLTTSYTDTSIITPSYLTTSYNETSNITASYINSSYITASYITSSYITPSYLTPSYTATSNITASYLTTSYTDTSNITASYLTTSYTATSNITASYLTTSYNETSNITASYITSSYIATSYITESYLTTSYTATSNITASYITASYLATSYLTTSYIATSNITASYISPSHITTSYTDTSNITASYITTSYIPISFISTSNIIASYITTYSITPSYIIVSYITASFIALSYIARSYIAPSHMTTSYTDTSNITAFYITTSYITTSNITASYLATSYNETSNITAPYLTSSYIATSYIPISSNSTSNITTSYITSSYIATSYITASYITTSYTETSNITASYITSSYIATSYITASYIITSYTDTSNITASYLTTSYTTTSNITASYLTTSYTETSNNTASYITSFILHRCILHHRILHHHILHRHF, translated from the exons CACATCTAACATCACCGCACCTTACATCACTTCATCTTACATCACCACATCTTACATCACCACATCTTACATCACTGAATCTTACACCGCCACTTCTAACTTCACCACATCTCACCTCACCACATCTTTCATCACCGCATCTCATATCACTGTGTCTTACATCACTGCATCTTTCATCGCCCCATCTTACATCGCCAGATCTTACACCACCACATCTAACATCACCGCATCTTACATCACCGCATCTTACATTGCCCCATCCCACATCACCACATCTTACACCGCTACTTCTAACATCACTGCGTCTTACCTCACGACATCTTACAACCAAACATCTAACATCACCACATCTTACATCACTTCATCTTACATCGCCACATCTTACATCCCCATTTCATCCATCAGCACATCTAACATCACCGCATCTTACATCACTTCATCTTACATGACCACATCTTACATCACTGCATCTTACATCACTGCATCTTACAACGCCACTTCTAACATCACCGCATCTCACCTCACCACATCTTACTCCGAAACATCTAACATCATGGCATCTTACATCACTTCATCCTACATCGCCACATCTTACATCACTGCATATTACATCACCAAATCTTTCCTTGCACAATCTTGCACCCCCACATCTCACATCACCACATCTTACATCATCAAATCTAACATTGCCACATCTTACATTGCAATCTCTTACATCACTACATCTTACATCACTGCATCTTACATCGTCACATCTAACATCACCACATCTTTCATTGCACAATCTAGCATCCCCACATCTCAGATCACCACATCTTACATCACTGCATATTACATCACCACATCTTTCATTGCACAACCTTGCACCCCCACATCTCAGATCACCACATCTTACATCCTCAAATCTAACATTGCCACATCTTACATTGCTGCATCTTACATTGCAATCTCTTACATCACTACATCTTGCATCACTGCATCTTACAACGTCACATCTAACATCACCACATCTTACAACATCGCATCTTACAATGCCACATCACCTCATCTTATATTGCATCTAACATCATTACGTCTTACATCACTGCACCTAATATTGCCACATGGAACTTCACTAGATCTTACTTCCCCACATCTACACATCTTACAGTGTCACATCTCACATCACCTCATCTTATATCACCACATTTTACACCCATTTCCTCCACCAGCACATCTAACATCATCGCATCTTATATCACCACATCTTACATCACCCTATCTTACATCACTGTGTCTTACATCACTGCATCTTTCATCATCCCATCTTATATCGCCCCATCTTACATCGCCAGATTCaacatcactgcatcttacatCACCACATCTTACATTGCCCCATCCCAcatcttacctcaccacatcttacACTGACACTTCTATTATCACCCcatcttacctcaccacatcctACAATGAAACAtctaacatcactgcatcttacatCACTTCATCTTACATCACCGCATCGTACATCACTTCATCTTACATCACCCCATCTTACCTCACCCCATCTTACACCGCCACTTCTAACATCACCgcatcttacctcaccacatcttacAACGAAACAtctaacatcactgcatcttacatCACTTCATCTTACATTGCCACATCTTACATCACTGAatcttacctcaccacatcttacACCGCCGCTtctaacatcactgcatcttacatCACCGCATCTTACCTCGCCACATCTTATCTCACCACATCTTACATCGCCACATCTAACATCACCGCATCTTTCATCACCCCATCTTATATCGCCCCATCTTACATCGCCAGATTCaacatcactgcatcttacatCACCACATCTTACATTGCCCCATCCCACATCACCAcatcttacctcaccacatcttacACTGACACTTCTATTATCACCCcatcttacctcaccacatcttacAATGAAACAtctaacatcactgcatcttacatCAATTCATCTTACATCACCGCATCATACATCACTTCATCTTACATCACCCCATCTTACCTCACCCCATCTTACACCGCCACTTCTAACATCACCgcatcttacctcaccacatcttacACGGACACTTCCAATATCACTgcatcttacctcaccacatcttacACCGCCACTTCTAACATCACCgcatcttacctcaccacatcttacAATGAAACAtctaacatcactgcatcttacatCACTTCATCTTACATTGCCACATCTTACATCACTGAatcttacctcaccacatcttacaccgccacttctaacatcactgcatcttacatCACCGCATCTTACCTCGCCACATCTTATCTCACCACATCTTACATCGCCACAtctaacatcactgcatcttacatTTCCCCATCCCACATCACCACATCTTACACTGACACAtctaacatcactgcatcttacatCACCACATCTTACATCCCCATTTCCTTCATCAGCACATCTAACATCATCGCATCTTATATCACCACATATTCCATCACCCCATCTTACATCATTGTGTCTTACATCACTGCATCTTTCATCGCCCTATCTTACATCGCCAGAT CTTACATTGCCCCATCCCACATGACCACATCTTACACCGACACATCTAACATCACTGCATTTTACATCACCACATCTTACATCACCACTtctaacatcactgcatcttacctCGCCACATCTTACAACGAAACATCTAACATCACCGCACCTTACCTCACTTCATCTTACATTGCCACATCCTACATCCCCATTTCCTCCAACAGCACATCTAACATCACCACATCTTACATCACTTCATCTTACATCGCCACATCTTACATCACTGCATCTTACATCACCACATCTTACACTGAAACATCTAACATCACCGCATCTTACATCACTTCATCTTACATCGCCACATCTTACATCACTGCATCTTACATCATCACATCTTACACCGACACTTCTAACATCACCgcatcttacctcaccacatcttacaccaccacttctaacatcactgcatcttacctcaccacatcttacACTGAAACATCTAATAACACCGCATCCTACATCACTTCATTCATCTTACATCGTTGCATCTTACATCACCGCATCTTACATCACCACATCTTACACCGACACTtctaa
- the LOC138259557 gene encoding uncharacterized protein — protein sequence MKHLTTPHLTSLHTSYIVTSYTETSYITASYITTSYTDTSNITASYLTTSYLTTSYTETSNITTSYITTSYTDTSNITASYLTTSYTTTSNITASYLTTSYNETSNITASYITSSYTTTSNITASYLTTSYNKTSNITASYITSSYIATSYMISYNIATSYITASYITTSYAATSNITASYLTTSYTETSNITTSYITSFYITASYLTTSYITASYTATSNITASYLTTSYNETSYITASYITTSYTDTSNITASYLTTSYTETSNITASYLTTSYN from the coding sequence ATGAAACATCTAACAACACCGCATCTTACATCACTTCATACATCTTACATCGTCACATCTTACACTGAAACATCTTACATCACTGCATCTTACATCACCACATCTTACACCGACACTtctaacatcactgcatcttacctcaccacatcttacctcaccacatcttacACCGAAACATCTAACATCACCACATCTTACATCACCACATCTTACACCGACACTtctaacatcactgcatcttacctcaccacatcttacaccaccacttctaacatcactgcatcttacctTACCACATCTTACAATGAAACATCTAACATCACCGCATCTTACATCACTTCATCTTACACCACCACTtctaacatcactgcatcttacctcaccacatcttacAACAAAACATCTAACATCACCGCATCTTACATCACTTCATCTTACATCGCCACATCTTACATGATTTCATATAACATCGCCACATCTTACATCACTGCATCTTACATCACCACATCTTACGCCGCCACTTCTAACATCACCgcatcttacctcaccacatcttacACTGAAACATCTAACATCACCACATCTTACATCACTTCATTTTACATCACTgcatcttacctcaccacatcttacATCACCGCATCTTACACTGCCACTTCTAACATCACCgcatcttacctcaccacatcttacAACGAAACATCTTACATCACTGCATCTTACATCACCACATCTTACACCGACACTTCTAACATCACCgcatcttacctcaccacatcttacACCGAAACAtctaacatcactgcatcttacctcaccacatcttacAACTAA